DNA from Lachnospiraceae bacterium C1.1:
ATAACAATATCTGCCGTTACAGAGGGTTTTTCATATTTGTCCGCATTATAATTCTCAATATATTTCTTCTCTTCTTCTGATGTAGGATAATACATCTATGTAAATCTGCCTCCTGTATATTATTGTCATCTAAACCATGTTAATAATATAGTCTTATTGACTATATAAGTCAACTATAATTTAAACTTAATTGTTATCATAAACATTATTTATTTGACCGGTTATGAATTTCCATATATTATTTTATTTACACACATAAACAAAGAGCCTGACAGATGCGTAATCTTCAGACTCTTATTTTCCTAAATTAAAATCTTATGAAAAAAATGGACAATCAAACAATCAAAAAAGCTTTTTATAAATCTCTTCCTGTTTTAGCAGGCTATATTGTTTTAGGAATTGGTTTCGGAATTCTTCTTAAAAATGCCGGTTATGGTGTTATCTGGGCTGCTGCCATGAGTATTTTCATATATGCAGGCTCAATGCAATATGTTGGTGTCGGACTGTTATCCGGCGGAGCTAGTGTTTTAACAACGATCATTACCACCATCACAGTAAATGCCCGGCATCTTTTTTACAGCATTTCAATGATAAATAAATATAAAAATGCCGGAAAATACAAGCCATATATGATTTTCGCGCTTACAGACGAAACATATTCCCTTCTTTGCGACGGAAATACCCCAAATGATACTGATCCTAATCTATATCGTTTTTTGGTATCATTTTTTAACCACTGTTATTGGGTAAGCGGAAGTATAATCGGTAATCTGATTGGTGGAATCCTTCCCTTCTCCACTGCAGGAATTGAATTCTCAATGACCGCTCTCTTCATCGCAGGGTTTACCGAGCAATGGCTTACCAGCAAAGATCACATACCGGCTTTAACAGGTCTTATTTCTACTCTTATATGTCTTTTACTTTTTGGGCGGGATAATTTCCTCATCCCTGCAATGCTGCTTATAACACTGCTTCTTACAATTTTTCAAGGACGAAAGGATTTTCCGGAATGAAACCTGCAATTTTAATTTCAGCTATGGCGATCACAACAATGCTTATCAGAATGCTGCCGTTTATTATTTTTAGGAAAAATACTCCTAAATATATATCTTATCTTGGAAAAGTATTACCTTCTGCGATCATCGGAATGCTGGTTATATATTGTCTTAAAGATGTAAACTTATTCGGAAGTTCACATGGAATTCCAGAGTTTGCTTCTGCTCTTTTTGTTGTTCTAATACAGATATTAAAGAGAAACTCTCTTATAAGCATTCTTTCCGGAACTGTCTTTTACATGCTTTTAATTCAGTTTTTCTTCAAATAAACAGTCATCGTGATTAGTTAAAGATTAACAATTTCAGCTATCTTTCTTCCGCATAAAACACCTAATATACAGCAAAGGCAGCTCAGAAATATATATAATCCACCTACAGCATAATGTTTATTTTCAAGCAAATTAAATGCTTCCAATGAAAATGTTGAAAAGGTCGTAAAGCCACCACATACGCCGGTTTTCCAGAATAAAACAGTATTAGCGGATACTTTTTCATTATTAGCTGATATTCCTACAACAAATCCTATCAATATTGCACCTATAATATTGGTAATAAAAGTTAGAAATGGGAACTCTGTTTTTACCGGCAAGAGGCTTATCGAATATCTTCCCATTGCCCCCACTGCCCCGCCTAACGCAACAAATAAAAAATTCATCTATATCCTCCATTTAATAATTTAGCATATTTTTCAGCTCAACTCTTAGATTCTTCCAGCCAGTCCACATACTCACTTTCGCGCCTTATTGCATGATTAAGTATCAGATAATGCCCATAATTTTCATCAATATCCTTTTTTGAAGGAAAAACTTCCTTCATTCTATCTTTCAAATGATTTAATTTACTTACTCTCAAATGATACTGTTCATTTAATAGTTCTTTCAATCGTGGATCTTTTTTATCCTTAATAAAATAAAGTTTAAGAATAAACTCGTCCTTATTAACAGATAATTGCTCATCATAAGAATATTTCCATTTTTCAAGCCTTTTAAGTCCCTTTTCCGTTATTGTGTAATAGGTTTTCTCTATCTTATTTCCAAAAAATCCGGTTTCAGCCTCTATTTCTTCTTCATTCAACAATTTTTTCAATTCAACATAAATCTGAGAATGTTTAACAGACCAGAACTCCCCGATCTCTGTCTTAAATTCCTTGTTTAACTCATATCCTGTTTTAGGCTGCTTTTCAATGAGTCCAAGAAGTATCAACGGAAGCAAATTTTTTTGTGACATGTTCAGCACTCCAATTTTTATAAAATTTTTATTGACAATAGTTAATAAAAAGTATAACATAATCACTGCAAGAATAACATGTATATATTTACATGTTTATATTATCTATAGAAAGGAAACTATACTATGGCAAAAACTGTTTTTAAGGAATTATCTGATTTTATCGGCACGCATTTTATTTATACATATGACAATGGCTGGGAGTATGAATGGTACTGTAAAAATGATCACACCTGCTGCTACCGTATTCACGGCGGAATGGTTAAAGGCAGATGGGTAACAGATCAGGAAATTAATCTTTTTAAGATTGCTGATGGAATTTTTAAGGTTACATGGACAGAACCCACAGGAACAGATGTTGCTCTCGATTTCATGCCAAATGAAGGTAAAATAAACGGAGTTATCTTCTTCCCTAAATGGGTTCACGAACATCCTGAAATTACTGTTTGTTACCAGAATAAGCATCTTGACAGAATGTATGAAGCAAGAGAAAAATACGAAACTTATCCTAAATATGTTGTCCCAGAATTTGCAACCATTACATACATAGGCAAGGCTGGAGAAAATAATGATGATGTTATAAATGAAACACCATATGATGGAATGTGTGATGATATAAGAAATGGTAAATTTTATGATAAAGATTATAAACATCTCTCAAGAAAAGCTGAATGATCAAATCTGAAATAAAAAAGAGCTGTTATATCATTTTCTCGATATAACAGTTCTTTTTTTACTGGATTACCCTCTCATAATTTGATTAATATGATCCCTGCATCCACAAATATCCACCATTAACATTATAGATCAACATATTGTCTAAAGTTCCATTTTCTTCCAGACCATATCCATAGTACCAGCTTTTAGCATCTTCTGTTAACGTAGACAGATCAGTCCCCGGCATATAAATCTCAAATTCTTTACCCTCATCCAGTCCATAAGCCGTTCCCTGTATGATTTTCACTCCGTCTTTGATTTCCCCATCATTGACTTCTTTCTCATCCAAAGATTCAATAGTCATAGACCAAGTAAGGTCATTTACTTTATGAATATTTGAAAACTTTCCGGAGAAATCACAAAGATAGAGTTCTCCTCCGGGATATCCGGGTCCCGTTGATCCCATTTCGGAATCATGATAAGTTCCCTTAAAGCTTCCATCCGGATATACTGTCATTTCACTAGACCAACCACCTGCTCCACTCATGAAATAAAAATCAGTTCCATGCTCTGAGCTAAAAATACTCTCTTCATCTGATCTTGTTTCATTTTCTGTAGTATCATCTACTACTGATGTTTTACTATCATATTCAACTATATATCCGATTTTACCA
Protein-coding regions in this window:
- a CDS encoding PadR family transcriptional regulator, which encodes MSQKNLLPLILLGLIEKQPKTGYELNKEFKTEIGEFWSVKHSQIYVELKKLLNEEEIEAETGFFGNKIEKTYYTITEKGLKRLEKWKYSYDEQLSVNKDEFILKLYFIKDKKDPRLKELLNEQYHLRVSKLNHLKDRMKEVFPSKKDIDENYGHYLILNHAIRRESEYVDWLEESKS
- a CDS encoding phenolic acid decarboxylase is translated as MAKTVFKELSDFIGTHFIYTYDNGWEYEWYCKNDHTCCYRIHGGMVKGRWVTDQEINLFKIADGIFKVTWTEPTGTDVALDFMPNEGKINGVIFFPKWVHEHPEITVCYQNKHLDRMYEAREKYETYPKYVVPEFATITYIGKAGENNDDVINETPYDGMCDDIRNGKFYDKDYKHLSRKAE
- the crcB gene encoding fluoride efflux transporter CrcB codes for the protein MNFLFVALGGAVGAMGRYSISLLPVKTEFPFLTFITNIIGAILIGFVVGISANNEKVSANTVLFWKTGVCGGFTTFSTFSLEAFNLLENKHYAVGGLYIFLSCLCCILGVLCGRKIAEIVNL
- a CDS encoding AzlC family ABC transporter permease, which gives rise to MDNQTIKKAFYKSLPVLAGYIVLGIGFGILLKNAGYGVIWAAAMSIFIYAGSMQYVGVGLLSGGASVLTTIITTITVNARHLFYSISMINKYKNAGKYKPYMIFALTDETYSLLCDGNTPNDTDPNLYRFLVSFFNHCYWVSGSIIGNLIGGILPFSTAGIEFSMTALFIAGFTEQWLTSKDHIPALTGLISTLICLLLFGRDNFLIPAMLLITLLLTIFQGRKDFPE
- a CDS encoding AzlD domain-containing protein; this encodes MKPAILISAMAITTMLIRMLPFIIFRKNTPKYISYLGKVLPSAIIGMLVIYCLKDVNLFGSSHGIPEFASALFVVLIQILKRNSLISILSGTVFYMLLIQFFFK